A window of Oncorhynchus nerka isolate Pitt River linkage group LG4, Oner_Uvic_2.0, whole genome shotgun sequence contains these coding sequences:
- the LOC115128779 gene encoding large ribosomal subunit protein uL24m-like, whose translation MRLTAVLSMAAKATFPKDYSYGTSWPWTIATKRLNPPCKKRRNAFIEPIDYEDWSVFTGDTTDTSPEDTLDKTYTPSLKTLKEEAMEKTYPPSLKTLKEEAMEKTYPPSLKTLEEEAMEKNYPPSLKTLKEEEEAMEKTYQPSLKTLKEEAMEKTYPPSLKTLKEEAMEKLGIEEPKRNRKTYWY comes from the exons ATGCGGTTAACAGCCGTACTGTCAATGGCTGCTAAGGCTACCTTCCCTAAAGACTACAGCTACGGCACAAGTTGGCCTTGGACAATAGCAACCAAGAGATTGAACCCACCATGCAAGAAGAGAAGAAATGCGTTCATAGAGCCCATAGATTACGAGGACTGGTCTGTTTTCACAGGGGACACA ACGGACACCAGTCCGGAGGACACACTGGATAAGACTTACACGCCCTCCCTCAAGACTCTGAAGGAGGAGGCGATGGAAAAGACTTACCCGCCCTCCCTCAAGACTCTGAAGGAGGAGGCGATGGAGAAGACTTACCCGCCCTCCCTCAAGACTCTGGAGGAGGAGGCGATGGAGAAGAATTATCCGCCCTCCCTCAAGACTCTGAAGGAGGAG GAGGAGGCGATGGAGAAGACCTACCAGCCCTCCCTCAAGACTCTGAAGGAGGAGGCGATGGAGAAGACTTACCCGCCCTCCCTCAAGACTCTGAAGGAGGAGGCGATGGAGAAGCTGGGCATCGAAGAGCCCAAGAGGAACCGGAAGACTTACTGGTACTGA